The segment AAAGCCAATATATCATAAATATTTAATAACTTACTTATAATAGCTATAAAATACTTGATAGTAACTATAGATAGCTGATAATAGCTATAATAGTTAATAAATATATAATAGCTAATAAAAGTTATTAAATAGTTAAAAAGTTAATAATAGTTGATAATCGCCAAAATAGAAAATATAGGCAAATAATATTAATTAACTATGATAATTAACAATAAATATACTATCCTTCAACTAATCTATAAGTAACAAAAGTTCCAGCAGTAGGGCTGTCACGTGTAATTTCTAAAATATCTCCCTTTTTAGCATCAATAGCTTTAACAACAGGATCATCTGTTTTTATTTTAGGAAGATGTTCAATTTCAAAATCTAAATCTTTAAAAACTTTTTTTATTTCAGATTCAGATAAAATAACATGACTTGGTACAAGTTCATGATTTAAGATATCTTTACTCACAATATTTCCTCCGGATAAGAAAATTTAAGAGACATTAAGACTCTAAAAGAATTCATGTCTTAAGAAACTTAGAAATTTAAATATAAAATTAGAACGGGCCCGACGGGAATTGAACCCGCGGCCGCTTGGTTAAAAGCCAAGCGCTCTGCCAGACTGAGCTACGGGCCCTAAATTAAAAATGCGACAAATAATTTATATTTAAATATACTTTCTCAAATATACATATCTCAAATATGTATACTATCTCAAATATACTAAACATATACAAAATGTATTAAAATTTACATAAGTATTAAATATTATATACATGAATTATCTTCATATGTATAATTATATTATTAATACTAACTACTATATAAATGTAACAGTTTAATACTTTAAATATATATTTAACGCCCTGGCCGGGATTTGAACCCGAGTCGCGGGCTCGACAGGCCCACATGATAGCCCCTACACCACCAGGGCAGGGATTATTAATGAAAAATCAATGGATACAATCCACTCATCATTAAAGTATAAAAATACTCATATATAAAGCTTTCGATTTATTATAAATTTTGATTAAAATCTTATTAAATTCCTACAAAAACTTTATTAAAATCTCTAAAAATCGAATTATTATTGGAAATTTAAAGATAATTTAATGGAAATTTTAATTATTATACTGATATTATTGTTTTTTTAAGATATTAATATCTTTTAAAGTTTAAAAATCATTAAAAGTTTTATTATCTTCACTATAATAATTAATAATGATATAAGTATTTAAATCCCGCCTGCCGGACTTGAACCAGCAACATTTGGATCTACAGTCCAACGCTCTGCCAAATTGAGCTAAGGCGGGTGTAGAAAATGGGACCACCCGGATTTGAACCGGAGTCTCAGGCTCCCAAAGCCCAAAGGATCGACCAAGCTACCCTATGGTCCCATATTGAAAATATCACGATATTTATAAAATATTTCACAATAATGAATACAGAAACAAAATCAGAGTCATTTAAAAACTTAGGTTCCTATCATCCATCACGTTATACTATGTTAATTTTAATATTATATATACTTTTTCATTTCTTTTGATATATACATATGATATATACATATAATTCTAAAGTTATTTTATAATATTAAATAAACTATGAAATATATAAAATCATATAATAATGAAAATATATAAACATTATTTTAAAACAGCTATTATGTTTTATAAAAATTATGAAAGCCCCGGACGGGAATTGAACCCGCGACCACGAGATTACAAGTCTCGCGCTCCACCAGACTGAGCTACCGAGGCATAAAATTAATCAACAAAATGTCACAAAACATTACAAATCATGCAACATTAATATCTTGGTTCATGTCTACTTAAATACTTTTCTAAAGATGGTATAATTTCAGTAGATTTTGACATAAAAAAATCAAAAAGAATAATACAAAAAATATTATATTTTTATTTATAAATAAATGAACAAAAACATTATTTTTATAATATTTATTGAACCAATATAATAAAATATTTTTTATAACTTTTCTATATTTTATACTATTATAATTTAATATTATTTAATATTATTTAAACTATATTAGTTACACTTGAAAACGTACTTCTTGCAGCTGCATCATCAATAATATTTTTATTATAATTACTATTTTTGAGAGTAATCCATTCTCATTTATAATCGCATGGTTTAAACTCTCATTTGACATACTTCTTAATAAATAAATATTACAGTAATTTATTTTGATTAACAATTAACCAATAAAGTATTAACAAAATGAATAATAAAATATTATAAAAAATTATAATGTTAAATTTACTATATAATAATATAATATGTTATTTATAATATGTTGCTCAATATAAAAAAAGTAGAAAATTAATAAAAAATTATAAGAAGATTACTACAAAGCTAATAAACATTAATGAAAAGCAAAAAAAATTATAAAAATTTATTAATCATTATGCATTAAAATTAAGAAAATCTTTGTTCAATATAAAGTCCTAATTAAATTAAAAAATATTAGAAAAGAAAATAAATTAAGCGAAATGGTGAATAGTGTGCATTTTATAATAATATCTAAAAAAAATAACACATTTAAGATTAATGATAAATACTTAAAATCTAATAATGCTCCAACATTAATTTCAAAAACATTTAAAAAAATGGAAATAAAAAATTTTATTGTATATTGTTATAATTACACCCATATTGACCATGAAAAAGAGAACTATTCATTTTACTGTGATAAAAACAGAATACTTTTAGTAAATGGGTTAATAAATGTTGACAATGAAATAAGAGACTATGATATAGTAAAATTCTTTAACAAACTAAACGATTCTTCTAAATTGACTGGAGATTATCAACTAATAAAAATTGATAAAAACGGAAATGGATTTATTAAAACCCCTATCTTCAGTATCAGACAATTATTTTTTTATGAAGACGAGAACTGTTCGGTTATATCAACTGACCCTAAGTTAATTGTAGATGGAATAGAAAAGTTCAAAGAGAAAAAATTTGTTAATCATTATGATATCAAATTTATAGAAGATAGTATCTTCAATAAATTGAGTGTTAGGAAATTTCCAAGAAATACAATATTCAAAGAAATTAAAAGACTATTTCCAAATGATAAGAAAAAATTCATTAATGGGAATATTGTTATAGATACAAATATCAAAATTGAAGCTCCAAAATCTTTCAAAAAAAAATATAAA is part of the Methanobrevibacter sp. TMH8 genome and harbors:
- a CDS encoding DNA-directed RNA polymerase subunit H, whose protein sequence is MSKDILNHELVPSHVILSESEIKKVFKDLDFEIEHLPKIKTDDPVVKAIDAKKGDILEITRDSPTAGTFVTYRLVEG